One Pseudomonas sp. MH9.2 DNA segment encodes these proteins:
- the holA gene encoding DNA polymerase III subunit delta → MKLTPAQLGKHLQGNLAPVYVVSGDDPLLCQDAADAIRAAVRLQGFDERQVFSADASFDWGTLLQAGASMSLFAQKRLLELRLPSGKPGDKGAAALIEYCSRPAEDTILLISLPKLDGSAQKTKWGKALVEGPHTQFVQIWPVDASQLPQWIRQRLSQAGLTASQDAIELIAARVEGNLLAAAQEIEKLKLMADGGQITVETVQGAVADSARFDVFGLTDAILNGEAAHALRMLEGLRGEGVETPVILWALCRELRVLANLALQFSQGIPLDKAFSQARPPIWDKRKPLMSKALQRYSAERWGQLLMDAQRIDAQIKGQAAGSAWSSLSRLALLMAGQRLNLPAE, encoded by the coding sequence ATGAAGCTCACTCCAGCCCAACTCGGCAAACACCTCCAGGGCAACCTTGCCCCGGTGTATGTCGTCAGCGGCGATGATCCGTTGCTGTGCCAGGACGCGGCAGACGCCATCCGCGCAGCCGTACGCCTGCAAGGCTTTGACGAACGCCAAGTGTTCAGCGCCGATGCCAGTTTTGATTGGGGCACGCTGTTGCAGGCGGGCGCCAGCATGTCATTGTTCGCGCAAAAGCGTCTGCTGGAACTCCGCTTGCCTTCGGGCAAGCCCGGTGACAAAGGCGCGGCGGCGTTGATCGAGTATTGCTCGCGCCCGGCCGAAGATACGATCCTGTTGATCAGCCTGCCAAAACTCGACGGTAGCGCGCAAAAAACCAAGTGGGGCAAGGCACTGGTTGAGGGTCCACACACGCAGTTCGTGCAAATCTGGCCGGTGGATGCCAGCCAGTTGCCGCAGTGGATTCGCCAGCGCCTGTCACAGGCCGGCTTGACGGCCAGCCAGGATGCGATCGAACTGATCGCCGCCAGGGTCGAAGGCAACTTGCTGGCCGCGGCTCAGGAAATCGAAAAGCTCAAACTGATGGCCGACGGTGGTCAGATAACCGTCGAAACCGTGCAAGGGGCTGTGGCCGACAGTGCACGTTTCGATGTTTTCGGTTTGACCGATGCCATTCTCAACGGCGAAGCCGCCCATGCGCTGCGCATGCTTGAAGGCCTGCGTGGCGAAGGGGTGGAAACGCCGGTGATTCTTTGGGCACTGTGTCGCGAACTGCGGGTGCTGGCCAACCTGGCGTTGCAGTTCAGCCAGGGCATCCCACTGGACAAGGCCTTCAGCCAGGCCCGCCCGCCGATCTGGGACAAGCGCAAGCCGCTGATGAGCAAAGCCCTGCAACGCTACTCCGCAGAGCGCTGGGGCCAACTGCTGATGGATGCTCAACGCATCGACGCACAAATCAAGGGCCAGGCCGCCGGTTCTGCCTGGAGCAGCTTGAGCCGACTGGCATTGTTGATGGCCGGACAGCGGCTGAATTTGCCTGCTGAGTAA
- the arfA gene encoding alternative ribosome rescue factor ArfA, whose amino-acid sequence MSKPSRPNKAKSIIAQPLFRSRQEPAGKGKGSYRREAFQSKSWEASYFLAA is encoded by the coding sequence ATGAGCAAGCCGTCCAGGCCCAACAAGGCCAAGTCCATCATCGCCCAGCCGTTGTTCCGCAGTCGTCAGGAACCCGCCGGCAAGGGCAAAGGCAGCTACCGCCGCGAAGCCTTCCAGTCTAAAAGCTGGGAGGCTTCTTACTTTCTGGCCGCCTGA
- a CDS encoding lytic murein transglycosylase — protein MPSSFSRRWHFRQLITASSFILLVACAEKPTAADATPLQVANTPAAAALPASPPANPPGDSEFDFQPTMSFSDWEAGFRSEALKAGIRADIFDRAFAGVVPDMTVVKFDRSQPEFTRPVWEYLDGAMSAVRVRKGQALLTQYADVLQSIEQRYGVDRQALVAIWGMESSFGQFQGTQSVIRSLATLAYEGRRPGFAQSQLLAALEILQHGDIAPENMLGSWAGAMGQTQFIPTTYNTYAVDFDGDGRRDIWNTPADALASTAHYLQSSGWQKGQPWGFEVKLTQGFDYALADASTRKIVAEWQQMGLKLPSGSALPTNVAQLQAALLLPAGYRGPAFLVLDNFRTILKYNNSSSYAMAIGLLSERFNGGGYVLGDWPRGDLPLSRSERIELQTLLSSRQYDAGASDGIIGANTRKAIRSAQQSFGWPADGYPTHELLDNLRKP, from the coding sequence ATGCCCTCTAGTTTTTCCCGTCGTTGGCATTTTCGCCAACTGATCACCGCCTCCAGCTTCATCCTGTTAGTCGCCTGCGCGGAAAAACCGACCGCAGCAGACGCCACGCCTCTTCAAGTCGCTAACACCCCTGCGGCCGCCGCTTTGCCTGCGAGCCCGCCCGCCAATCCGCCTGGCGATAGCGAGTTCGATTTTCAGCCCACCATGAGCTTCAGCGATTGGGAAGCCGGTTTCCGAAGCGAAGCGTTGAAGGCTGGCATCCGGGCCGATATTTTCGACAGAGCCTTTGCCGGCGTCGTGCCGGACATGACCGTGGTCAAATTTGACCGCAGTCAGCCCGAGTTCACTCGCCCTGTCTGGGAATACCTGGACGGCGCCATGTCTGCGGTGCGCGTGCGCAAAGGTCAGGCCTTACTCACGCAATACGCCGATGTGTTGCAAAGCATCGAGCAACGCTATGGCGTAGACCGCCAGGCACTTGTCGCGATCTGGGGCATGGAAAGCAGCTTTGGCCAGTTCCAGGGCACACAATCGGTGATTCGCTCGCTTGCGACGCTGGCCTACGAAGGCCGTCGTCCAGGCTTTGCGCAAAGCCAGTTGCTGGCGGCGCTGGAAATTCTTCAGCACGGCGATATCGCACCCGAAAACATGCTCGGTTCGTGGGCGGGTGCCATGGGCCAGACGCAGTTCATCCCCACCACGTATAACACCTATGCCGTGGACTTCGATGGCGACGGTCGTCGCGATATATGGAATACCCCGGCCGACGCCCTGGCCTCGACAGCTCACTACCTGCAAAGCTCGGGCTGGCAAAAAGGTCAGCCATGGGGGTTTGAAGTCAAACTGACGCAAGGCTTTGACTACGCGCTGGCCGATGCCTCAACACGCAAAATCGTAGCCGAATGGCAGCAGATGGGGCTGAAGCTACCGAGCGGCAGCGCCCTGCCCACCAACGTCGCGCAACTACAGGCCGCCCTGCTATTGCCAGCGGGTTACAGAGGCCCGGCATTTCTGGTGCTGGATAACTTCCGCACGATCCTCAAGTACAACAACTCGTCGTCCTACGCCATGGCCATCGGCCTGCTGTCCGAGCGCTTCAACGGCGGCGGCTATGTACTGGGCGATTGGCCGCGCGGAGACCTTCCTCTGAGCCGCTCTGAGCGCATTGAGCTGCAAACCCTGCTGTCATCACGGCAGTACGACGCCGGCGCGTCTGACGGCATCATCGGTGCCAATACGCGCAAAGCAATCCGTAGCGCGCAACAGTCGTTCGGCTGGCCGGCCGACGGTTACCCGACTCATGAGCTGCTGGACAACCTGCGCAAGCCGTAA
- the lipA gene encoding lipoyl synthase, whose translation MTIATDTAPTLIPTLDIAEHAARPKVEAGVKLRGAEKVARIPVKIIPTVDLPKKPDWIRVRIPVSPEVDRVKQLLRKHKLHSVCEEASCPNLGECFSGGTATFMIMGDICTRRCPFCDVGHGRPKALDVDEPKNLAVAIADLRLKYVVITSVDRDDLRDGGAQHFADCIREIRLLSPNVKLETLVPDYRGRMDIALEITAAEPPDVFNHNLETVPRLYKAARPGSDYQWSLTLLQRFKEMVPHVPTKSGLMLGLGETNEEVIEVMQRMREHNIDMLTLGQYLQPSRSHLPVERFVHPDVFAWFAEEGYKMGFKNVASGPLVRSSYHADEQAGAAIKAMI comes from the coding sequence ATGACTATTGCGACTGACACTGCGCCAACCCTGATCCCGACGCTCGACATCGCTGAGCATGCGGCCCGTCCGAAAGTGGAAGCCGGCGTGAAGCTGCGCGGCGCGGAAAAAGTCGCGCGGATTCCGGTGAAGATCATTCCGACCGTCGACTTGCCGAAAAAGCCCGACTGGATTCGTGTACGTATCCCGGTTTCTCCCGAAGTAGACCGCGTCAAACAACTGCTGCGTAAGCACAAGCTGCACAGCGTATGCGAAGAGGCATCCTGCCCGAACCTGGGCGAATGCTTCTCCGGTGGCACCGCGACCTTCATGATCATGGGTGATATCTGCACCCGTCGTTGCCCGTTCTGTGACGTTGGCCACGGCCGACCGAAAGCCCTGGACGTCGACGAGCCGAAAAACCTGGCCGTTGCCATCGCCGATCTGCGCCTCAAGTACGTGGTGATCACCTCGGTTGACCGGGATGACCTGCGTGACGGCGGTGCCCAGCACTTTGCCGATTGCATTCGTGAAATTCGCCTGTTGTCGCCAAACGTCAAGCTAGAGACCCTGGTCCCGGACTACCGTGGGCGCATGGACATCGCGCTGGAAATCACGGCTGCAGAGCCGCCAGATGTGTTCAACCACAACCTGGAAACCGTGCCGCGCCTGTACAAGGCTGCGCGTCCGGGGTCGGATTACCAGTGGTCGCTGACCTTGCTGCAACGCTTCAAGGAGATGGTCCCGCACGTACCGACCAAATCCGGCTTGATGCTGGGTCTGGGCGAAACCAACGAGGAAGTCATCGAAGTCATGCAGCGTATGCGTGAACACAATATCGACATGCTGACTCTAGGCCAGTACCTGCAACCGTCGCGCAGCCACTTGCCAGTGGAGCGCTTCGTGCACCCCGATGTCTTCGCCTGGTTTGCTGAAGAAGGCTACAAAATGGGCTTCAAGAACGTCGCCTCAGGCCCTCTGGTGCGTTCTTCGTACCATGCCGATGAGCAAGCGGGTGCCGCTATCAAGGCCATGATCTGA
- the lipB gene encoding lipoyl(octanoyl) transferase LipB: MSGSLGFRDLGLVAYEPAWHAMQRFTDERAREVGDEVWLVQHPPVFTQGQSGKAEHLLLPGDIPVVQVDRGGQVTYHGPGQLVAYLMLDVRRLGFGVRELVTRIEHSLIALLASYGVTAVAKADAPGVYVDGAKIASLGLRIRNGCSFHGLALNVDMDLEPFRRINPCGYAGLAMTQLRDHAGPIEFAEVSARLRAQLVKHLDYAEQTTLTGGID, from the coding sequence ATGTCCGGCAGCCTGGGCTTCCGTGACCTGGGTCTGGTCGCTTACGAGCCGGCCTGGCACGCCATGCAACGTTTCACCGACGAGCGTGCTCGCGAGGTGGGTGACGAGGTCTGGCTGGTGCAGCACCCTCCTGTGTTTACCCAAGGTCAGTCAGGCAAAGCCGAACACTTGTTGCTGCCGGGTGATATTCCGGTGGTACAGGTCGATCGTGGTGGTCAAGTGACCTATCATGGGCCCGGCCAACTGGTCGCCTACCTGATGCTGGATGTACGGCGTCTGGGGTTCGGGGTGCGCGAACTGGTCACCCGGATCGAGCACAGCCTGATTGCACTGTTGGCCAGCTACGGCGTAACAGCGGTAGCGAAAGCGGATGCGCCGGGTGTCTATGTCGATGGAGCGAAAATCGCCTCCCTCGGCCTGCGGATTCGCAACGGTTGCTCATTCCACGGCCTGGCGCTGAATGTGGACATGGACCTTGAGCCGTTTCGACGGATTAATCCCTGCGGGTATGCGGGGCTGGCAATGACCCAGCTACGCGATCATGCAGGCCCGATTGAATTTGCCGAGGTAAGTGCCCGGCTGCGTGCGCAGCTCGTCAAACACCTCGACTATGCTGAGCAGACGACCCTAACGGGCGGAATCGACTGA
- a CDS encoding DUF493 domain-containing protein, giving the protein MTDTDVKSHKIEFPCLDYPIKVIGDTGVGFTALVIETLAKHATLDIATLAERQSSNGKYTTVQLHITATGEEQLRDINSALRATGFVHMVL; this is encoded by the coding sequence ATGACTGATACCGACGTAAAGTCGCATAAAATCGAATTTCCCTGCCTCGACTACCCGATCAAGGTGATCGGCGATACCGGCGTAGGTTTCACTGCCCTTGTGATCGAGACGTTGGCCAAGCACGCCACGCTCGATATCGCCACGCTCGCCGAGCGTCAAAGCAGCAATGGCAAATACACCACCGTACAGCTGCACATCACCGCGACTGGCGAAGAACAATTGCGCGATATCAATAGTGCATTGCGCGCTACGGGTTTCGTGCACATGGTGCTCTGA